In the genome of Ensifer adhaerens, one region contains:
- a CDS encoding Glyoxylase, beta-lactamase superfamily II translates to MKIVRVPIAPLHMINAYMIVCDDGVVIVDTGLPGSEKRFLKTLADEEKRPDDVRLIIVTHAHVDHAGSAAALRRLTSAPILAHEADLPHYRQERPMSYCPTGPFGRLFKATGLIQAPYEAFEPDIVMDGTDDLPLNPFGIAGIARYTPGHTAGSISVRLDNRNVLVSDLISSGILLGGIVRLKSPKRPPFEDDPHLVADQLERLVDAGGTHFHVGHGATLGSCEVCRHIVRLRRV, encoded by the coding sequence ATGAAAATTGTCCGTGTGCCAATCGCACCCCTTCACATGATCAATGCCTACATGATCGTCTGTGACGATGGCGTCGTCATCGTCGATACGGGCCTGCCTGGCTCAGAGAAGCGCTTCCTGAAGACGCTAGCGGATGAAGAAAAGCGTCCAGACGACGTTCGGCTGATCATCGTCACCCACGCCCACGTCGACCACGCGGGCTCTGCCGCAGCTCTCAGGCGTTTGACCAGCGCACCGATCCTCGCGCATGAGGCCGATCTGCCGCATTACCGGCAGGAACGTCCGATGTCCTATTGCCCGACCGGCCCCTTCGGCCGCCTGTTCAAGGCGACCGGCCTGATCCAGGCGCCTTATGAGGCTTTCGAGCCAGATATCGTGATGGACGGAACGGACGATCTGCCATTGAACCCCTTCGGAATCGCCGGCATCGCCCGCTATACGCCGGGCCACACGGCAGGCAGCATTTCGGTGCGTCTCGATAACAGAAATGTGCTCGTCAGCGACCTCATCTCCTCCGGCATTCTTCTCGGCGGCATCGTGCGCCTGAAGTCACCCAAGCGCCCGCCCTTCGAGGACGACCCGCATCTGGTCGCCGATCAACTGGAGCGCCTCGTCGACGCGGGTGGCACGCATTTCCATGTCGGTCACGGGGCAACGCTGGGCTCATGCGAGGTCTGCCGGCACATCGTCAGGCTAAGGCGTGTTTGA
- a CDS encoding putative ATPase, with the protein MSDLFSAHEPNALAAKRPLAERLRPKSLAEVSGQGHLTGPDGALTRMIEAGSLGSMIFWGPPGTGKTTVARLLSGETGLAFEQISAIFSGVADLKKVFETARARRMSGRQTLLFVDEIHRFNRAQQDSFLPVMEDGTIVLVGATTENPSFELNAALLSRARVLTFKPHDEESLEALLKRAEEEEGKALPLDDDARASLVRMADGDGRAALTLAEEVWRAARAGEVFDIAGLMRVVQRRAPVYDKGQDGHYNLISALHKSVRGSDPDAALYYLARMFDAGEDPLFLGRRLVRMAVEDIGLADPQALVVANAAKDAYDFLGSPEGELALAQACVYLATAPKSNAVYNAYKASMRAAKEYGSLLPPKHILNAPTKLMKAEGYNEGYRYDHDEPDAFSGQDYFPEKMGRKTFYDPPERGFERDIRKRLDWWSKLRAERAAKG; encoded by the coding sequence ATGAGCGATCTTTTCAGCGCGCATGAGCCGAATGCGCTGGCGGCCAAACGACCGCTGGCCGAGCGGCTGCGGCCAAAGTCGCTGGCAGAGGTCTCCGGTCAGGGGCATCTGACCGGGCCGGATGGTGCGCTGACCCGCATGATCGAAGCGGGCTCGCTCGGGTCGATGATCTTCTGGGGCCCGCCGGGCACGGGCAAGACAACCGTAGCCCGGCTGCTTTCGGGAGAGACCGGACTCGCCTTCGAGCAGATCTCGGCGATCTTTTCAGGTGTTGCCGATCTCAAGAAGGTGTTCGAAACAGCGCGCGCCCGGCGCATGTCGGGCCGGCAGACGTTGCTTTTCGTCGATGAGATCCATCGTTTCAATCGCGCGCAGCAGGACAGTTTCCTGCCCGTCATGGAAGACGGGACGATCGTGCTTGTCGGCGCAACAACCGAGAACCCGTCATTCGAACTCAACGCGGCTCTTCTGTCGCGGGCGCGTGTTCTCACCTTCAAGCCGCATGACGAGGAGAGCCTGGAGGCGCTTCTGAAACGAGCGGAAGAGGAAGAGGGCAAGGCGCTGCCGCTCGATGACGATGCACGCGCCAGTCTTGTCCGCATGGCCGATGGCGATGGGCGGGCGGCGCTGACGCTGGCCGAGGAGGTCTGGCGCGCGGCGCGTGCCGGGGAGGTCTTCGATATCGCCGGCCTGATGCGCGTCGTGCAGCGCCGCGCCCCTGTCTACGACAAGGGGCAGGACGGGCATTACAATCTGATCTCGGCGCTCCACAAATCCGTCAGAGGCTCCGATCCTGATGCGGCACTCTATTATCTGGCGCGCATGTTCGACGCGGGCGAGGACCCCCTGTTTCTCGGCCGGCGGCTGGTGCGCATGGCGGTCGAGGACATCGGTCTTGCCGATCCGCAGGCGCTCGTTGTCGCCAATGCCGCCAAGGACGCCTATGATTTTCTCGGGTCGCCGGAAGGGGAACTGGCGCTCGCGCAGGCCTGTGTCTACCTTGCCACTGCGCCCAAATCGAATGCCGTCTACAACGCCTACAAGGCGTCCATGCGGGCGGCCAAGGAATATGGTTCGCTTCTGCCGCCCAAGCATATCCTGAATGCCCCGACCAAGCTGATGAAGGCCGAAGGGTATAACGAGGGCTATCGCTACGACCATGACGAGCCCGATGCCTTTTCAGGCCAGGACTATTTTCCGGAGAAGATGGGCCGCAAGACCTTCTACGACCCGCCCGAGCGCGGCTTCGAGCGGGATATTCGCAAGCGTCTTGACTGGTGGTCGAAGCTCAGGGCCGAGCGTGCCGCGAAAGGTTGA
- a CDS encoding diguanylate cyclase, with product MTPQTPRYKHYDLGAQPAGTVVEVVLSAINNVRLLDERNYRLYASSQPYRFLGGLTVKTPTKLVVPTPGQWHLVVDREGLAKLANSNVRTIQPGHKQFRIQEADAADPQEAEADDRASGEVSVSGEAGALASEHSPQVMGEILKELHQYKRIANTDALTGLANRRAFDERLAALFAADDPLPAALVISDVDHFKKFNDTYGHLVGDKVLSIVADILRRHAGDGTFVARTGGEEFAMIVEGRHSADVHRLADSVRVALEQLPFKDEAAGMDYGRITISMGLCMKADAADAMDIYSKADSALYASKKGGRNRCTLFNANLQAAS from the coding sequence ATGACGCCGCAAACGCCCCGCTACAAGCATTACGATCTCGGCGCACAGCCCGCGGGCACGGTTGTGGAGGTCGTGCTGTCCGCCATCAATAATGTTCGCTTGCTGGATGAGCGGAACTACCGCCTCTACGCCTCTTCGCAGCCCTACAGGTTTCTGGGTGGCCTCACCGTCAAGACACCGACAAAACTGGTCGTGCCGACGCCGGGCCAATGGCATCTCGTAGTCGACCGCGAAGGTCTCGCCAAGCTCGCCAACTCCAACGTCCGCACCATTCAGCCGGGGCACAAGCAGTTCCGCATCCAGGAGGCAGACGCTGCCGATCCGCAGGAGGCAGAGGCCGACGACCGCGCAAGCGGCGAGGTCTCAGTCTCGGGCGAAGCCGGCGCACTGGCCAGCGAACACAGCCCCCAGGTCATGGGCGAGATTCTGAAAGAACTGCACCAGTACAAGCGGATCGCCAATACCGACGCCCTGACCGGTCTGGCCAACCGGCGCGCCTTTGATGAGAGGCTCGCCGCCCTCTTTGCCGCGGATGATCCGCTTCCGGCGGCGCTTGTCATCTCGGATGTCGATCACTTCAAGAAGTTCAACGATACCTATGGCCATCTTGTCGGGGACAAGGTCCTCTCCATCGTTGCCGACATCCTGCGCAGGCACGCCGGCGACGGCACCTTCGTGGCCCGCACAGGCGGCGAGGAATTCGCCATGATCGTCGAAGGCCGCCACTCCGCAGACGTTCACCGTCTCGCAGACTCGGTCCGGGTCGCTCTCGAGCAATTGCCCTTCAAGGACGAGGCTGCTGGCATGGATTACGGTCGCATCACAATTTCCATGGGCCTCTGCATGAAGGCTGATGCCGCCGACGCCATGGACATCTATTCGAAAGCCGACAGCGCGCTCTATGCCTCCAAGAAAGGCGGGCGCAATCGCTGCACACTTTTCAACGCCAACCTCCAGGCGGCAAGCTGA
- a CDS encoding menaquinone-dependent protoporphyrinogen oxidase, with the protein MNILIAYATVEGQTRKIASQLAETFENRGWQVALQNTAGMMEFILNRPDAAILLAPVHAGRYPTTFTHFVRQEVDWLNSVPSAFVSVSLSIVSDSAEERQEGEDYPTGLLAETGWQPLAIHHAGGALRLAEYDFFKRWMVRRLSRNAPAADTKGDREFTDWAALELFAAEFANEIGRRKASA; encoded by the coding sequence ATGAACATTCTCATCGCCTATGCCACCGTCGAGGGACAGACGCGGAAGATCGCCTCGCAGCTTGCCGAGACCTTTGAGAACCGCGGCTGGCAGGTCGCCTTGCAGAACACAGCGGGGATGATGGAATTCATTCTCAACCGGCCCGACGCGGCGATCCTGCTCGCGCCGGTTCATGCCGGGCGCTATCCTACGACATTCACGCACTTTGTCCGGCAGGAGGTGGATTGGCTGAACTCGGTGCCGTCCGCCTTCGTCTCTGTCTCGCTTTCGATCGTCAGCGACTCGGCCGAGGAGCGGCAGGAGGGGGAGGACTATCCGACTGGCTTGCTGGCCGAGACGGGATGGCAGCCGCTTGCCATCCACCATGCGGGCGGGGCTTTGCGACTGGCGGAATACGACTTCTTCAAACGCTGGATGGTCCGGCGGCTTTCGCGCAACGCACCTGCCGCCGACACCAAGGGCGATCGGGAGTTTACCGACTGGGCGGCGTTGGAACTCTTTGCTGCGGAATTCGCCAATGAAATCGGGCGGCGAAAGGCATCAGCGTAA
- a CDS encoding transcriptional regulator, HxlR family → MDMEQWHRADPLNCPAVATLGEISGKWKPAILYFLFSGTRRFSELQRLIPSISHKTLTQQLRELEEAGIVHRDVFPTVPPRTEYQLTGAGRELDAIFLQLYRWGEAHVMPRRMAEAEERIAAAE, encoded by the coding sequence ATGGACATGGAGCAATGGCATCGCGCCGACCCGTTGAACTGTCCGGCCGTAGCCACGCTTGGCGAGATCAGCGGCAAGTGGAAGCCGGCCATCCTCTATTTCCTGTTTTCCGGCACCCGGCGCTTCAGCGAGTTGCAGCGCCTCATTCCCTCAATCAGCCATAAGACGTTGACCCAGCAACTGCGCGAGCTGGAGGAGGCCGGGATCGTTCATCGCGACGTCTTCCCCACCGTGCCGCCGCGCACCGAATATCAACTGACCGGAGCGGGCAGGGAACTCGATGCCATATTCCTGCAGCTTTACCGCTGGGGCGAGGCGCATGTCATGCCGCGCCGCATGGCTGAAGCGGAGGAGAGGATTGCTGCGGCGGAATAG
- a CDS encoding tRNA/rRNA methyltransferase, protein MAGTNSEKPLLAEGPAIILVSPQLGENIGMVARAMANFGLAELRIVNPRDGWPSESARSAASRADHVIDGAQIFSSLEDALADINFVYATTARDRDGFKPVRGPEVAAATLRTRFRQGEKVGIMFGRERTGLTNEEVALADEIVTFPVNPAFASLNLAQAVLLMSYEWLKTGLASAEETPFQAKPMPPATKSDLQGLFDHVEEALDGRGYFRPAAKKPKLVENLRTVLTRPCFTASEIQVIRGVISCLDKFTRDNPRGSADANRARKPKVKPRAERVKHTDNTEKMED, encoded by the coding sequence ATGGCAGGCACGAATAGCGAAAAACCGCTTCTGGCGGAGGGACCGGCGATCATTCTGGTGAGCCCGCAATTGGGTGAGAATATCGGGATGGTGGCGCGCGCCATGGCGAATTTCGGGCTGGCCGAACTTCGCATCGTCAATCCGCGCGATGGCTGGCCTTCCGAGAGTGCACGCTCTGCCGCCTCGCGGGCCGACCATGTCATCGATGGTGCGCAGATTTTCTCCTCGCTGGAAGACGCGCTGGCCGACATCAACTTTGTCTATGCGACCACGGCGCGCGACCGCGACGGGTTCAAGCCGGTGCGTGGCCCGGAAGTGGCCGCCGCCACGCTGCGCACGCGCTTCAGACAGGGCGAGAAGGTCGGCATCATGTTCGGCCGTGAGCGCACGGGTTTGACGAACGAGGAAGTGGCGCTGGCCGACGAGATCGTGACCTTTCCGGTCAATCCCGCCTTTGCCTCGCTCAATCTCGCGCAGGCCGTGCTGCTCATGTCCTATGAATGGCTGAAGACGGGGCTTGCCTCGGCGGAGGAAACCCCGTTTCAGGCGAAACCGATGCCGCCGGCAACGAAGTCGGACTTGCAGGGCCTGTTCGATCATGTCGAGGAGGCGCTGGACGGGCGCGGCTATTTCCGGCCAGCCGCCAAAAAGCCGAAATTGGTGGAGAACCTGCGCACCGTTCTCACCCGGCCCTGCTTCACGGCATCCGAAATCCAGGTCATCCGTGGCGTCATTTCCTGCCTCGACAAGTTCACGCGCGACAATCCGCGCGGCTCTGCCGATGCGAACCGCGCCCGCAAGCCGAAGGTCAAGCCGCGGGCCGAGCGCGTGAAGCACACCGACAATACGGAAAAAATGGAAGACTAA
- a CDS encoding isocitrate dehydrogenase (NADP): protein MSKIKVANPVVDLDGDEMTRIIWQFIKDKLILPYLDLDIEYYDLSVENRDATNDQVTIDAANAIKKHGVGIKCATITPDEARVKEFNLKEMWKSPNGTIRNILGGVIFREPIICKNVPRLVPGWTQPIVVGRHAFGDQYKATDFKFPGKGTITIKFVGEDGQVIEKEVFKAPGPGVTMAMYNLDDSIRDFARASMNYGLMRKWPVYLSTKNTILKAYDGRFKDIFEEVYQNEFKAEFDKAGIIYEHRLIDDMVASALKWSGGYVWACKNYDGDVQSDTVAQGFGSLGLMTSVLLSPDGRTVEAEAAHGTVTRHYRQHQKGQETSTNSIASIFAWTRGLAHRAKLDDNAELAKFADTLEKVCVATVESGYMTKDLALLIGPDQPWLSTTGFLDKVDENLKKAMAA from the coding sequence ATGAGCAAGATCAAGGTAGCCAACCCCGTCGTGGATCTCGACGGCGACGAGATGACCCGCATCATCTGGCAGTTCATCAAGGACAAGCTGATCCTGCCCTATCTCGATCTCGACATCGAATATTACGACCTCTCGGTCGAAAACCGTGATGCCACCAACGACCAGGTCACCATTGACGCCGCCAACGCGATCAAGAAGCACGGCGTCGGCATCAAGTGCGCCACGATCACGCCGGACGAAGCCCGCGTGAAGGAATTCAACCTCAAGGAAATGTGGAAGTCGCCGAACGGCACGATCCGCAACATCCTTGGCGGCGTGATCTTCCGCGAGCCGATCATCTGCAAGAACGTGCCGCGCCTCGTTCCCGGCTGGACGCAGCCGATCGTTGTCGGCCGTCACGCCTTCGGCGACCAGTACAAGGCAACCGATTTCAAGTTCCCCGGCAAGGGCACGATCACCATCAAGTTCGTCGGTGAAGACGGCCAGGTCATCGAGAAGGAAGTCTTCAAGGCGCCTGGTCCGGGCGTTACCATGGCCATGTACAACCTCGACGACTCGATCCGCGATTTCGCCCGCGCCTCGATGAACTACGGCCTGATGCGCAAGTGGCCGGTCTACCTCTCCACTAAGAACACGATCCTCAAGGCCTATGACGGCCGCTTCAAGGACATCTTCGAAGAAGTCTACCAGAACGAGTTCAAGGCCGAGTTCGACAAGGCCGGCATCATCTACGAACACCGCCTGATCGACGACATGGTCGCTTCGGCTCTGAAGTGGTCCGGCGGCTATGTCTGGGCCTGCAAGAACTATGACGGCGACGTGCAGTCCGACACCGTGGCTCAGGGCTTCGGCTCGCTCGGCCTCATGACCTCGGTTCTCCTCTCGCCCGATGGCCGCACGGTTGAAGCAGAAGCTGCCCACGGTACGGTGACGCGCCACTACCGTCAGCACCAGAAGGGTCAGGAAACCTCGACCAACTCGATCGCCTCGATCTTCGCCTGGACGCGTGGCCTCGCCCACCGCGCCAAGCTCGACGACAATGCCGAGCTCGCCAAGTTCGCCGACACGCTGGAAAAGGTCTGCGTCGCAACGGTCGAAAGCGGCTACATGACGAAGGACCTCGCCCTTCTCATCGGTCCCGATCAGCCGTGGCTCTCCACCACCGGCTTCCTCGACAAGGTCGACGAAAACCTCAAGAAGGCCATGGCTGCCTGA